Below is a genomic region from Rhinoraja longicauda isolate Sanriku21f chromosome 34, sRhiLon1.1, whole genome shotgun sequence.
cttccctcgtcagccacaggtgtctctttgggataaattgatcctgcaacctctgcattattcccaggaatacctgccattgctgttcttccGTCTTCCCtattagggcctccttccagtcaattttggccagctcctgcctcatgcctctgtaatcccctttgctatactgtaataccgacacttccgattttcccttctgcctttccatttgcagagtaaaacttatcatgttgtgatcactgcctcctaatggctcttttacctctagtccccttatcagatcaggatcattacacaacactaaatccagaattgccttctccctggtaggctccagtacaagctgttctaagaatccatctcgaaggcactctacaaactctctttcctggggtccatttccaacctgattttcccagtctacctgcatgttgaaatctcccataaccaccgtagcattacatttgtgacacgccaattttacctcctgattcaacttgcacccaatgtcgaggctactgtttgggggcctatagataactcccattagggtatttttacccttacaattcctcatttctatccatactgattcaacatctcctaattctatgtcaccccttgcaagggaatgaatatcattccttaccagcagaacaaccccaccccctctgcccacctgtctgtcttttctatacgttgtgtacctctgaatattcagttcccagccctggtcctcttatagccatgtctcagtgatccctacaacatcatacttgcccatgactaactgagcctcaagctcatccactttattttttatactacgcgcatttaagtacaacactttaacttctgtatttacctcccctctcacatcggtcacaattggccctgcccttaatctcttttcccctctagaacttctgttcccattcttccgagagtcttctgcaatatctcctgtattccctttaacctcatcttcatattcccaatttgttaacccctccccccccactacttagtccacatcttaaacaacggatacagtagatgaggttggaggaggtgcaagtgaggcTTCGTTCCACCctcacctcccttccagcttgcttccccaactacaatcagactgaagaagctccCTACGCCGGGCGTTCTAGTCGAATTTCCTGCtaattggagcttcccgacatcagtctttaCCCGAGACTGTGAGTTCCTCGGTGTTGAAacccgcaggccgcagttggatcGTCTATCCCAGACAGgggatcacaggctccgatggtaagtccatggccccatGGTGGGGCTCCAAGTCAGTCgcaagcaaggccaccagctccatgatgttatgcACAGAGCGATCGGAGaaatgatccggaaaacaatcgcatctccggtgaggtaagagattgaaaaaaagtttcccccgaccccacccccgcataaaacaaaccagagaacattaacacaaactttttaaaacacactaaaaataacagtgGAATTCtgctgctctgactgatgaacctGTCCAAACACCTTTTAAAGATTGCGACTGTGCCTCCttgcacctcctccggcagcttgttccacatacccgccaccctctggtttttgttgcgtgctatccagtcttaggcacgtggatatacagggaatagagggatatggacccctCTTGATACGTTGCCGCGGTGGGAAAAGCCGTTCGCCGGCATgggcccacagatgctgccgcagCTGTGAGCTGCTTCACCACAGTACTAGCAGTCGTAGGGTTGGCCACTGGTGTGCACGCGCTGGTGAGACAGGGCATGGGAGGCCATGGCAAAGCCCTctccactcaccgggctgggaaTGGGACAATCGCCGGCGTGCACCCGCTGGTGTTCCAGCAGTTTGGTggagcgggtgaagcccttgccgcactgggcgcaggtgaaggggcgctcgccagTGTGGGTGTGCCAGTGCTCCAGCAGGCTGTAggagcgggtgaagcccttgccacactgggcgcaggtgaagggaCACTCGCCGGAGTGGGTGTGCCGGTGCTCCAGCAGGCTGTTGGAGCaagtgaagcccttgccgcagtcgctgcaggtgtacGGCCGCTCCCCAGTGTGCAGGCGCCGGTGCATCTTCAGTTCTGGCGACGACTTGAAGCCtttgccgcagtcggagcaggtgaaggggcgctcactgctgtgcacccgctggtgcacCCGCAGCCCCGACAACTGGGCAAAGCTCTTGTCACAGGTGGAGCAGCCAaagggcttctcgcccgtgtgcaccCGCCAGTGCTGCTGTAGCCCATACGACCGGGcaaagctcttgccgcaggtggagcaggtgaagggcttctcgcccgtgtgcaccCGCCGGTGCCGCAGTAGCCCATACGACCGGGCAAAGCTCTTGCCACAGTTGGAGCAATCGAAGGGGCGTTCTCCAGTGTGCGCCCGCCGGTGGGTCTCCAGTAGGCCCGGCTGATGCCAGGCCTTGCCACACAAGTCGCACTCATAACGTTTCTCCTTGTTGTGCCCCGTCATGTGGTCCTCCACCGTATCTCAGCCCGCACACCGAGCAGacgcggggtggggggggctcaCCGACACCCTGGCCGCCCTCAATGGCTGCTCACGTCCCCGTCTCTCTGTCCACAGCAACGGCTCCTAAACCCTGCAAGAGGGGAACACAGAGGGTCAACAAGCTGGCAAACACGACATTACTAATATGTGAACATTACTAGTGCTTGAAGGAGGGGAGCGGGtgaggggttgaggagggaagtcggggaagggtgaagggtgacaggggggtgtgaggggtgaggACGTGGAGTGTCAGGGGGGGTGAAGGGATGTGTGAGGGGGTTGTGGggatgtgtgaggggggtgtgggggaatgaggggatagaaacatagaaaataggtgcaggatgtgtGAGGGGATTGTGAGGGGTTGAGCGGATGTgtcgggggggggtgagaggagcgAGGGGATGTATGAGGGGATGTATACGGGGGCGTGAGGGGATGTGTGAAGGGGTGAGGGGATGTGTGGGGGTGATGGGgcatggggggtgaggggatatgtttggggggtgtggggatgtgTGAGGGTGGTGAGCGGATGtatgagggggtgtgaggggatgtGTGAAGGGTGGGaatgtgtgagggggtgagggtatgtgtgagggggtgtggggatgtgTGAGGGTATGTATgaggtgttggggtgaggggatgtgtgagggggtgtgggggggtgtgagggggggtgggggtgtgtgaggggggtgggggtgtg
It encodes:
- the LOC144609445 gene encoding uncharacterized protein LOC144609445 — protein: MTGHNKEKRYECDLCGKAWHQPGLLETHRRAHTGERPFDCSNCGKSFARSYGLLRHRRVHTGEKPFTCSTCGKSFARSYGLQQHWRVHTGEKPFGCSTCDKSFAQLSGLRVHQRVHSSERPFTCSDCGKGFKSSPELKMHRRLHTGERPYTCSDCGKGFTCSNSLLEHRHTHSGECPFTCAQCGKGFTRSYSLLEHWHTHTGERPFTCAQCGKGFTRSTKLLEHQRVHAGDCPIPSPVSGEGFAMASHALSHQRVHTSGQPYDC